The Vicinamibacteria bacterium genome window below encodes:
- a CDS encoding VOC family protein → MSFVTLTILTFLLGTDPAVRVQAIGMTVSDMDQAIDFYSRVLTFEKVSDIEVWGDDFERLQGVFGARLRIVRMRLGGEEIELTEYLAPEGRPIPVDSRSNDRWFQHIAIIVSDMDRAYARLREHRVRHASSGPQKLPDWNPNAGGIEAFYFKDPDGRPLEILEFPPDKGDPKWHRLEDAGSLFLGIDHTAIVVEDTDESLQFYRDRLGMNVAGESENYGPEQERLNNVFGARLRITALRSRGGPGIELLEYLTPRDGRPMPPDERANDVFHWQTLLVTEDTSSLAEALWSARVIFVSPGVVTLRDSSYPFPKGFLVRDPDGHVMQVMETANR, encoded by the coding sequence ATGAGCTTCGTGACCCTCACGATTCTGACGTTCCTGCTGGGCACCGATCCGGCCGTCCGGGTTCAGGCCATCGGCATGACCGTTTCCGACATGGACCAGGCGATTGATTTCTATTCGCGGGTTCTGACCTTCGAAAAAGTCTCGGACATCGAGGTCTGGGGTGATGACTTCGAACGGTTGCAGGGCGTCTTCGGCGCCCGTCTGCGCATCGTTCGCATGCGGCTCGGCGGCGAGGAGATCGAGCTGACGGAATACCTCGCGCCGGAAGGCCGCCCGATTCCGGTGGACTCGCGCAGCAACGACCGTTGGTTCCAGCATATCGCGATCATCGTGAGCGACATGGACCGGGCTTATGCCCGGCTGCGCGAGCATCGGGTTCGACATGCCTCGTCGGGACCTCAGAAGCTTCCCGACTGGAACCCCAATGCGGGAGGCATCGAAGCGTTCTATTTCAAGGACCCGGACGGTCGTCCGTTGGAGATTCTGGAGTTCCCGCCGGACAAGGGTGACCCCAAATGGCATCGTTTGGAAGACGCGGGCAGCCTTTTTCTCGGAATCGACCACACGGCGATCGTCGTCGAGGACACCGACGAGAGCCTTCAGTTCTACCGTGACCGGCTCGGCATGAACGTGGCCGGCGAGTCGGAGAATTACGGTCCCGAGCAAGAGCGTTTGAACAACGTCTTTGGCGCTCGACTGCGTATCACCGCACTTCGAAGCCGGGGGGGCCCGGGGATCGAGCTCCTCGAGTACCTGACGCCGCGCGACGGCCGTCCCATGCCCCCGGACGAGCGTGCGAACGACGTCTTTCACTGGCAAACGCTTCTGGTGACGGAAGACACGTCCTCGTTGGCCGAGGCTTTGTGGTCGGCCCGGGTGATTTTCGTGTCTCCCGGGGTCGTTACCCTGCGCGATTCGAGCTACCCCTTCCCCAAGGGGTTTCTCGTCCGGGATCCCGATGGGCATGTCATGCAAGTCATGGAAACCGCCAACCGGTGA
- a CDS encoding zf-HC2 domain-containing protein: protein MTCREFIDFIRDYLEGSLPPAERKSFKEHLALCPSCMAYLETYQQTILLAKEAFRDLDAAVPEEVPEALVSAILAATDRERA from the coding sequence ATGACCTGTCGAGAGTTCATCGACTTCATCCGGGACTATCTGGAAGGGTCGCTTCCGCCCGCAGAGCGAAAGAGCTTTAAGGAACACTTGGCCCTCTGCCCGTCCTGCATGGCCTATCTGGAGACGTACCAGCAGACGATCCTTCTGGCGAAGGAGGCGTTTCGTGACCTCGACGCAGCCGTTCCCGAGGAGGTGCCCGAGGCGCTCGTCTCCGCCATTCTCGCGGCAACGGACAGGGAGAGAGCGTGA
- a CDS encoding amylo-alpha-1,6-glucosidase translates to MDIERARSQEWLEADGLGGFASGTVSGVRTRRYHALLLAATTPPTGRVVLVNGFDAWITTGSTTVPLTSQLYVPGVRHPDGETRIRSFETEPWPTWIYRLEDGTVVRQEVVAWHEKSTVALTFALVAGTKGELTVRPFVSGRDYHALHHENPAFRFDADVDGERVVFRPYDGLPPISSIGNGVYRHHPLWYRNFLYENERDRGLDFSEDLASPGELTFDLRKGEAIWIISSDAGVLEGTTAADLLARIRTAERKRRDAFPSRLHRAADAYLVRRRGGSTIVAGYPWFTDWGRDTFIALRGLCLAGGRLSEAEAILLEWADAVSEGMLPNRFADRGEAPEYNSVDASLWYVVAVRDFLKKVRRPRPRLTEACHAIIEGYDRGTRYGIRADEDGLLACGEPGVQLTWMDAKVGGWVVTPRIGKPVEVQALWLNALSFSLEWKARLEKGLSSFERKFWYEDGGYLYDVVDVDHVPGTFDPSLRPNQVFAVGGLPDVVLRDRKKARAVVDVIERKLWTPLGLRSLSPDDPRYVPRYQGGVVERDGSYHQGTVWPWLIGAFVDAWSRAHGRRGEAKTRFLDPLLQHLDDAGLGHLPEIADADAPHTPRGCPFQAWSVGEALRVAQMSTRVGRRPTKPRPGAAKRPQPPSAHA, encoded by the coding sequence ATGGATATCGAGCGCGCCCGCAGCCAAGAGTGGCTCGAGGCGGATGGTCTGGGAGGCTTCGCGTCCGGTACGGTCTCGGGCGTTCGCACCCGGCGCTATCACGCGCTCCTGCTCGCGGCGACGACACCTCCCACCGGACGAGTCGTGCTCGTCAACGGGTTCGACGCCTGGATCACGACCGGCTCGACGACGGTTCCACTCACCTCCCAGCTCTACGTCCCCGGCGTCCGCCATCCCGATGGGGAGACGCGCATCCGGAGCTTCGAGACCGAACCCTGGCCGACGTGGATCTATCGTCTCGAGGACGGAACGGTGGTCCGCCAGGAAGTGGTTGCCTGGCACGAGAAATCGACGGTCGCCTTAACCTTTGCGCTCGTCGCGGGGACGAAAGGCGAGCTCACCGTGCGACCCTTTGTTTCCGGACGCGATTACCACGCCCTTCATCACGAGAATCCGGCTTTCCGCTTCGACGCCGACGTCGACGGCGAGCGGGTCGTCTTCAGGCCCTACGACGGATTGCCGCCCATTTCCTCCATCGGCAACGGGGTCTATCGCCACCACCCCTTGTGGTACCGAAACTTCCTCTACGAGAACGAGCGCGATCGGGGGCTCGATTTCTCCGAAGATCTGGCTTCGCCCGGTGAGCTCACGTTCGACCTCCGCAAGGGGGAAGCCATCTGGATCATTTCGAGCGACGCGGGCGTCCTGGAGGGAACGACCGCCGCGGATCTCCTCGCGCGCATTCGTACCGCCGAAAGGAAGCGACGTGACGCGTTTCCCTCGAGGCTCCACCGGGCTGCCGACGCCTATCTCGTGCGCCGGCGGGGCGGGAGCACGATCGTGGCCGGCTATCCCTGGTTCACCGACTGGGGACGGGATACCTTCATTGCCCTTCGCGGCTTGTGTCTCGCCGGGGGGCGGCTCTCGGAGGCGGAAGCGATCCTGCTCGAGTGGGCGGACGCCGTGTCCGAGGGCATGCTTCCCAATCGGTTTGCCGACCGTGGCGAAGCGCCCGAGTACAACTCGGTCGATGCCTCGCTGTGGTACGTCGTCGCCGTTCGGGATTTCTTGAAGAAAGTCCGAAGGCCGCGTCCGCGGCTCACCGAAGCGTGTCACGCCATCATCGAGGGGTACGATCGCGGCACGCGATACGGCATTCGAGCGGATGAGGACGGCCTTCTCGCCTGTGGAGAGCCGGGCGTTCAGCTCACGTGGATGGATGCGAAAGTCGGCGGCTGGGTCGTGACCCCGCGCATCGGAAAACCCGTGGAGGTCCAGGCTCTGTGGTTGAACGCGCTTTCGTTCTCGCTGGAATGGAAGGCTCGTCTCGAAAAAGGCCTCTCGTCTTTCGAACGGAAATTCTGGTACGAGGACGGCGGCTATCTCTACGACGTCGTGGACGTCGACCATGTTCCCGGCACGTTCGACCCCTCGCTCCGGCCGAACCAGGTCTTCGCCGTGGGGGGGCTGCCCGACGTCGTGCTCCGGGACAGGAAGAAAGCGCGGGCGGTCGTCGACGTCATCGAGCGGAAGCTCTGGACGCCCCTCGGACTGCGCTCGCTTTCACCTGACGATCCCCGGTACGTGCCGCGCTACCAGGGAGGCGTCGTCGAGCGCGATGGCTCCTACCATCAGGGTACTGTCTGGCCGTGGTTGATCGGCGCCTTCGTCGACGCCTGGTCCCGAGCTCATGGACGACGTGGGGAGGCCAAGACGCGGTTCCTCGATCCGCTCCTGCAGCACCTCGATGACGCCGGCCTCGGCCATCTCCCCGAGATCGCGGACGCCGATGCGCCCCACACGCCGAGAGGGTGTCCCTTCCAGGCCTGGTCCGTGGGAGAGGCGCTCCGCGTCGCGCAGATGAGCACGCGAGTGGGCCGGCGCCCGACGAAACCGCGCCCGGGAGCCGCGAAGCGGCCACAACCGCCCTCCGCCCATGCTTGA
- a CDS encoding aquaporin codes for MLDALRRHWPEYAIEAAALGFFMMSACSFGVAFEHPSSPLNALLPPFPRRVLTGLAMGTTAIAIVYSPFGKRSGAHINPAFTLSFFRLGKIEAWDALFYVLAQFAGAVGGVALASNLLGHFVSHPSVNYAATVPGTAGVPAAFVAELVMAFVMMTVVLHATNTKRVARFTGLIVGLLVATFISLEVPVSGMSINPARTFGSAVPARLWTALWLYFTAPPLGMLLASQLYRTSRGRVLCAKLHHDNRERCIFRCGYRSA; via the coding sequence ATGCTTGACGCGCTGAGACGCCACTGGCCAGAGTACGCCATCGAAGCCGCGGCCCTCGGCTTCTTCATGATGTCGGCCTGCTCTTTCGGAGTCGCCTTCGAGCACCCGAGCTCGCCGCTGAACGCGCTCCTCCCGCCGTTTCCACGCCGGGTACTTACGGGTCTCGCCATGGGCACGACGGCGATCGCCATCGTCTACTCACCGTTCGGGAAGCGCTCGGGGGCCCACATCAACCCGGCCTTTACGCTGAGCTTCTTCCGACTCGGGAAGATCGAAGCCTGGGACGCACTGTTCTACGTCCTGGCTCAGTTCGCTGGCGCCGTCGGCGGAGTGGCGCTCGCGTCGAACCTGCTCGGGCATTTCGTCTCCCACCCGAGCGTCAATTACGCTGCCACCGTTCCGGGCACCGCCGGTGTTCCCGCGGCCTTCGTCGCCGAGCTCGTCATGGCTTTCGTCATGATGACCGTGGTCCTCCATGCGACCAATACCAAGCGCGTGGCGCGCTTCACCGGCCTGATTGTTGGGCTTCTTGTCGCGACCTTTATCAGTTTGGAAGTGCCGGTTTCCGGTATGAGCATCAACCCCGCCCGAACGTTCGGCTCCGCTGTTCCTGCGAGACTGTGGACGGCCCTTTGGCTCTACTTCACCGCGCCACCCCTCGGCATGCTTCTCGCCTCCCAGCTCTATCGAACCTCCCGAGGTCGGGTCCTCTGCGCCAAGCTCCATCACGACAACC